A DNA window from Mya arenaria isolate MELC-2E11 chromosome 17, ASM2691426v1 contains the following coding sequences:
- the LOC128223050 gene encoding perlucin-like protein — MKTGFILLLCLSLLEGYYCDCRGGWVKNGHTCYHFSHDTENWIDAKLVCQALQGSLVVIESQQENDFLQNQIQSLNHEWYWTALSDMEEEHNWGWMGDRKTALVYYTNWDHGEPSSSDQENCGAIKTNGRWKDIPCHLFGYFICEKPDEMDVIG; from the exons ATGAAAACCGGATTTATATTACTGTTGTGTTTGTCTCTTTTGGAGGGATATT ATTGTGATTGCCGGGGTGGATGGGTAAAAAATGGCCACACTTGTTACCATTTTAGTCATGATACAGAGAACTGGATAGACGCCAAG CTAGTGTGTCAGGCACTGCAGGGCTCGTTGGTGGTGATAGAATCACAGCAGGAAAATGACTTCCTGCAGAACCAAATACAGTCTCTCAACC ATGAGTGGTACTGGACAGCTCTCTCAGACATGGAGGAGGAACACAATTGGGGTTGGATGGGAGACAGGAAGACGGCACTCGTGTACTATACTAATTGGGATCATGGGGAACCGAGCAGTTCAGACCAAGAGAATTGCGGCGCCATCAAAACTAATGGTCGTTGGAAGGACATCCCGTGCCATCTGTTCGGATATTTCATTTGTGAAAAGCCGGATGA aATGGATGTCATCGGTTAA